DNA from Quercus lobata isolate SW786 chromosome 1, ValleyOak3.0 Primary Assembly, whole genome shotgun sequence:
GGTCAAAGGCTTTAATAGTGAAAGTGTTTGGTAGAACTGTTGGATTCAGCTATCTCACTTTCAAGCTCAATGCATTATGGAAACCTGCAACTAGGATGGACTGTGTTAATCTTGGAAAGGATTACTTCTTGATAAAGTTTTATTGTTCAGATGATTATGATAAAGTGCTTCGTGGAGGTCCTTGGTTTATTGGTGAGCACTTCTTAGCCATCAAGCCTTGGGAACCTTACTCTAGAGCCTCAAATGATTATCTAAAGTCTGTTGCTGTGTGGGTGAGGTTTCCTGAATTACCTATTGAATTTTATGATATGGAAGTATTGAAGGAAATAGGTAGTGCTATTGGCCCAGTGCTTCGTATTGATTCATACATGGCTACTGGATAACGTGGTAGCTATGCAAGGCTCTGTATACAAATTGACCTAAACAAGCCCTTAATCAATTCCATCAGGTTAGATAGATTGGTGCAACAGGTAAAATATAAAGGTATTTCTTCCCTTTGTTTTTGCTGTGGGAGGCTTGGGCACAAGAAGGAGAACTGCCGGTATCAggttaaggaaaaagaaaaaaatgggcATACTGAAGAGAAGAGTCCAAATAAGTCACAGGAGGAAGATAAGTCAGATGATAGTGTAGCAGAGAAAAGCACGAACCAAGTTAGTGAGGAGGATAAGTCAGATCCTAACTTTGGTCCGTGAATGTTGGTTTCAAGGAAAAGGAGTTTGGTCAGAAATGGACGGTCCAGATCGTCCTTTGGAAATGAGGTTAAGGATGATGTCAATTCAAGGGGCATGAGTGTCCAAAGAGGTGAAAAACTAGAGGGTTGTTCAGCCATTCCCATTAAAGAAAGTGTGTTGTCCACTCAGTCCACTCAGTCTGAGCACGCTTGTGCTGTGAGGAGCGTTCCTGGCCAAGGGATGGCACCGAATGAAGATATGGGAAATCTGGAGATGAGGTTCAGTGCGTCAAGTTCGAATCAGGGAGATGGGGTGACACGAACTAATGAGAAGCCTCAGTTGAGCGTCTCGGGCTCAGGTACAAGAATCAATAGAAGTAATGGAGGGAAGGGCACTAAGTCATTGAAGAGACAATACCCATCTTCTTCTGCGTCTTCACAGAGAGCTGGGTCTTCCAAAAATCTGCAGAAACGAGAGAATGGAGGGGTTTCGTGTGGGTCAAAGCAGTCCGATTTGCAATCCGAGAAGGAGCGGCTGGACGATCTGGCATCAGAGCAGGCTAGTGGAAGTTCCAGACGAAGTCATTCTCCAAATAAGGGCATCCCTGACGAAGGAATTGGAGTGGTGCGAAGGGGAGTGGGGCCCGGCGTGGAAGAACATATTCCCAATCACTCCGGAGAGCCGCAGAACAGGGACAATAGCACTGGATCATCCGGCTTGGGGTCTAACGGCCAACCCATGGTGGAACTTCATAATGGACGTGCCTTTAATTTCATGGGAGGAGTCCGAAGCCTTAAGCAAGCAGAGAAGGCCATCGGTGGTGCCACACTTCGACGAATCTGAATGGTTGATTCAGGAAAGGAAGTTAGTGGACCAAAGGGGTATGGCTACGGCATTAATGGGGAATCACCCAATGTTGAAACTAATTCAGATTCTCATTTCGGTGGAGGAGTGCGATGTGTTGATAAGTTGCAAGGAAGAGGTGATGGGAATATTGAAGCACATGTTGATATGGAAACCGGAGTGGAAGCACTCGAAGGAATTGTTGAGGAGGCTGGGATGGAGTATGGTGGAAGCTGCAACTATGAATCCTAGTCGTGTCGAGATTCCGATGGGTCAATTTGTGAAGATGAACATTCTAATGTGGAATTGCAGAGGTGCATTGAATCCGGATTTTAAGAGGAGGGTGTTTGAAATGGCTGTGAACCATCGGTCGTCGATAATAGTTATAACAGAGACTAGAGTGGGGGGTAGCAGAGCTGAGAAGATAATTAAAGCACTTCCATTTGATGGCTTTATCACCACGGAAACTATTGGGTACGCGGGTGGATTATGGATTTTGTGGAGAAGAGAAGATGCGGAAGTTAATCTGTTATCTGCTACAGAACAGGAAATACATGCGACGGTAAAGGTATGTGCATCAAACCTTTCTTGGTTATTTACAGCAATATATGCTAGTCCTCGTTTAGTTGAGAGGAGAATCCTGTGGTCTAATATAGATAAGGTTGGGCAATTGCATAATCTTCCTTGGTTAATgattggggattttaatgaaattctagGTGGGGAGGATAAATTTGGGGGGAaccaaattaatttaaacaGGGCCCTTGAATTTAAAGAATGTCTAGATTCGTGTAATTTTGTAGATCATGGGTTTGCTGGACCTAAATTTACCTGGACTAATAAAAGGcaaatttcagatttgattttggAAAGACTGGATAGATGCTTTGCCAATCCAATCTGGAGAATTTTGTACCCTGAGGCGGTGGTAACCCATCTTCCTAGAACCTTCTCAGATCATCATCCTGTCTTGATAGAATTATGGAAACCTAATGCTAATGGTTTGGAGCAGCCTTTCCGTTTTCAGACTATGTGGTTACTTCATCCGGATTTCTATAGGATCGTTAGAGAAGCCTAGCCGGAAGGTGCTAATTTAAAAGTGGCCACTACTGATTTTATTAGGAAGGCTAAGAAATggaattttgaggtttttggtaatatttttgCGAAGAAAAAAAGGGTGCTAGCCAGGTTGAATGGTACACAAAAGGCTTTGGCTAACAATCCTACTGAATCTCTTATGAGGCTGGAAGACCAACTTATTGAAGAGTACTCCTCAATTTTGCTTTAAGAAGAGGAGTTTTGGGCCCTTAAGTCTAGGATTAATGCTGCTGCCTTTGGGGACCGAAACGCATCTTATTTTCATATGAATACGGTGGTGAGGAGGCAAAGGAATAAAATAAGGTGTTTGAAGGATGGTATGGGCGAATGGATAGTTGAGGAAGAGGCAGTGAAGGAGCATATTTTAAAGGGGTTTATGAAGCTTTATGCTACGGGTTTGGAGATGTCCTACAAAAGTTCTGCTGTTTCTGAGTTCTACGCTAGTTTTCTCTCTAAAGCAGATAGGAGTTGGATGGGAAGGGAAGTGGTGGATGAAGATGTGAGGAGTGGTTTGTGGGCTTTGAAGCCTTTTAAAGCACCAGGGCCGGATGGGATCCATGCTGGCTTCTATCAGCATTTTTGGCATGAGGTTGGGAACTCAGTTTATGAGGAGGTGAAAAAGATTTTCAGGGATGGTATAGTTCCGAATGAGCTTAATGAGACACTTGTGACATTAATTCCGAAATGTAAAAGCCCTGAGTCCCTGAATAATTATAGACCGATTAGCCTTTGCAACTCGGTTTATAAAATTGTTTCTAAGATTCTAGTGGAGAGGATCAAACCGTATCTAAATAAGCTTGTATCCCCTATCCAAACGGCATTTGTGCCGAGAAGGAAAGGATTAGATAACATTTTAGTCGCTCAAGAGCTTTTCTATGCTTTGGATAATAAAAAAGGCAAGGAGGGGTATATGGCCATTAAAGTTGATTTGGAGAAAGCGTACGATAGAATGGAGTGGTGTTTTATACACAAAGCTCTACATCCTTTCCACTTTCCTCAAAATCTGATTAAGGTGATAATGAGTTGTGTCACCTCCACCAAGGTGTCTATTTTGTTTAATGGAGGGAAGTTGGAAGATTTTAATCCTTCAAGAGGTCTTCAACAAGGAGATCTTTTATCACCGTATCTCTTTATTTTGTGCATGGAGTACTTAGGCCATTTAATTGAGAAGAAATATATGGAGGGAGTGTGGAAGCCTTTGAAAGCCTCGAGAGAAAATATTGGTATCTCCCACCTCTTTTTTGCGGATGATTTACTTCTATTTGCTAAAGTAGATGAGGATGCTTGTGAAGCTATATCGGAAGTGTTGGATGAATTTTGTGAGAAGTCGAGTCAAAAAGTGAGTATGGAGAAGTCAATAATCTACTTTTCCCTTAATGTGCAAGCTGAAATTAAGAGCGGAGTCTGCTCAAGGTTGGGAATTCAAGCCACGGTGAATATTGGGAATTATCTTGGATTCCCAATCAAACATAAAGGGGTTCCAAGAAATAGAATGAACTTTATAGTTGAGAGAGTTATGAGCAAGCTGGCTGGTTGGAAGACTAGATTCCTTTCATTTGCAGGCAGATCGGTTTTAGTGAAATCAGTCATGTCTACTATTCCGAATTATGTAATGCAGGCCGCTGCCCTTCTTGCTCATCTTTGTGACaaattggataaaattaatAGGGACTTCTTGTGGGGTTCAACTACTGAAAAGAGAAGACTTCATTTGGTAGGGTGGAGTAAGATTATTAGGCCGAAGGAAGAGGGAGGACTTGGAATTCAAGCTGCGAAATTCAAGAACTTGGCATTATTAGCAAAGCTAAATTGGAGGCTGAATCAGGAAAAAGAAAGTCCATGGGCGAAGGTTATTCTGAAGAAGTATTGTTCAACGGATAGAAGGAGAGCTAGAGACCTGGATAAGTTGCCATGTTCTCCAAATTGGAGAGCCATAAAAGCTGGGTTTCAGACCTTCGCTGAGGGTATTTGTTGGGGGGTGGGGAATGGAGAAACAATTAAGATTTGGACGGATAGTTGGATAAGGGGATGCTCATTGAGAGAACTAATTGAAGGCCCTTTGACTCCAAGGGAGATGGAGATGAAGTTGTCAGAGTTATTTCTTGATTCGGAGCAAGGGTGGAAGTGGGATGCTATATCCTTTGAGTTGCCGGTTTGTATTAAAGATAGGATTAAAGCTATTCCAAGGCAACTGGTTGGAAGAGGAGAAGATGTGATTATGTGGAAGCATACTAAGGATGGAGAGTTTACTACTAATTCTGCCTATGCTTGGCTGAATGGATCCCAACAAGAGGAGACTAATTTCCAAGGGCAGTGGATATGGAAGATAGATATGTTGCCaagtattattaattttctttggcTGTGTATGCATGAAAGTCTGCCTGTTAGATCGGTTTTGGCTATGAGGGGAATAACACGGGAGAGTTGCTGCCCTTTATGTAACAATTTTCCGGAAACTATTAGTCATTTATTGAAAGAGTGTGTGGTGGCAAAAGATTTCTGGTTTAAACTTAGAGTCCCCTATGATATGGTTAGTTCTTTTGCTGATATGGACTTGCTTGAATGGCTAAAAGTTAATTGCCAAAGTAAGACATTACATTACTCTTTTGTGCCGTGGTcttatgttttttcatttgctATTTGGAATTTGTGGAAACATAGAAATGGTATGGTGTTTAATAATAGTATTGTCAATGGAAGCTTACATAGTGTTAGTAAAAATCAAGCCTTGGAATATTACTACTGTGTGGGTAAGGCTAGGAGTCAGAAGAATATGGTGATTTGTAATGTCAGGTGGGAAAAATCTCCCTTAGGATGGTGTAAATTAAATACTGATAGGGCTTCCTTTGGCAATCCAGGAAGGGCAGGAGGAGGGGGCATGATAAGAGATAGTGAGGGTAGATGGTTGAGAGGCTTTGCTCGGTCTATTGGCTTCACAACCAGCATTACAGCAGAATTTTGGGCTCTAAGGGATGCTTTATTGCTGGCTGTCCGAATGGGAGTGCAAAAGCTTGTGATTGAATTAGATGCCAAGGTGGTAGTTGAGCTGGTGCAGTCTTACTCTCCCTCTAATACATTTTACTCTTCCTTGTTGGCTGACTGTAGGTCGCTTCTGGGCAAGTTTCAGCACTACAGGGTGCAGCACGCATTCAGGGAAGCGAATAGAGTTGCGGATGCTATGGCTAAGCTAGGAGGAGTGATGCAAGATCATTTTGTAGTTTGGGATATTCCCCCATCTGATGTAATAGCAAATTGTGTGTATTTTGATACTAATGGGGAAAGTGTATGTAGGCTTGTTGCCTCTAACTTAGCCATTTTGGCTTAGTTGTTTAATAATAattccttttaaccaaaaaaaaatgtaaatataaatAACCATTATAGCATTgtgtcaaagttttttttttaattctttNNNNNNNNNNNNNNNNNNNNNNNNNNNNNNNNNNNNNNNNNNNNNNNNNNNNNNNNNNNNNNNNNNNNNNNNNNNNNNNNNNNNNNNNNNNNNNNNNNNNNNNNNNNNNNNNNNNNNNNNNNNNNNNNNNNNNNNNNNNNNNNNNNNNNNNNNNNNNNNNNNNNNNNNNNNNNNNNNNNNNNNNNNNNNNNNNNNNNNNNNNNNNNNNNNNNNNNNNNNNNNNNNNNNNNNNNNNNNNNNNNNNNNNNNNNNNNNNNNNNNNNNNNNNNNNNNNNNNNNNNNNNNNNNNNNNNNNNNNNNNNNNNNNNNNNNNNNNNNNNNNNNNNNNNNNNNNNNNNNNNNNNNNNNNNNNNNNNNNNNNNNNNNNNNNNNNNNNNNNNNNNNNNNNNNNNNNNNNNNNNNNNNNNNNNNNNNNNNNNNNNNNNNNNNNNNNNNNNNNNNNNNNNNNNNNNNNNNNNNNNNNNNNNNNNNNNNNNNNNNNNNNNNNNNNNNNNNNNNNNNNNNNNNNNNNNNNNNNNNNNNNNNNNNNNNNNNNNNNNNNNNNNNNNNNNNNNNNNNNNNNNNNNNNNNNNNNNNNNNNNNNNNNNNNNNNNNNNNNNNNNNNNNNNNNNNNNNNNNNNNNNNNNNNNNNNNNNNNNNNNNNNNNNNNNNNNNNNNNNNNNNNNNNNNNNNNNNNNNNNNNNNNNNNNNNNNNNNNNNNNNNNNNNNNNNNNNNNNNNNNNNNNNNNNNNNNNNNNNNNNNNNNNNNNNNNNNNNNNNNNNNNNNNNNNNNNNNNNNNNNNNNNNNNNNNNNNNNNNNNNNNNNNNNNNNNNNNNNNNNNNNNNNNNNNNNNNNNNNNNNNNNNNNNNNNNNNNNNNNNNNNNNNNNNNNNNNNNNNNNNNNNNNNNNNNNNNNNNNNNNNNNNNNNNNNNNNNNNNNNNNNNNNNNNNNNNNNNNNNNNNNNNNNNNNNNNNNNNNNNNNNNNNNNNNNNNNNNNNNNNNNNNNNNNNNNNNNNNNNNtcacataaaatcaaaaatagcttagcacttatataacacatactatccaagtttctccacaatgtcaagcatgttctaaatcaagagagagatatcataattcatgtaatccccaagaaaaataaaacaagactcaaaataaaatatttttgtctttttgaaaatttttcaatgtttttggattttttttatttaaaaaaacaaaacaaccaaaaacaaaaaacaaaacatgtccacaaacaattgaaaaaattaaattagggacaagtcagcaacactcaccttagagaatcttttctcacccatctagcacgagtcttcggctttgtaggtgaaaatccatgtgaagcagagtgtatttgagagattacaccaatcttctgagaaagactgaaatcctgcaaattcctttcacaagccaacaagctcaaatttttcaaaagaatatgaaacaatttatatggacttatgacaggagaaatatcatcacatatcctagattgaaacactgaatgcttaaatttcaatttatgacaattaggaagAATGTGACCATGGATACCACAAAAGTGGCagacaggaacaaatttaggaacatcagtattcctaacagcaaatctagtctcagattttggttttcgccttaacaaagaacaatttggtctaatatgaccaacaacaccacaaaggtgacaagtaggcacaaaaacagatttattatgctctctaatagtaggtttagacttaggtttagaaacttcagcgtctacatcagaacttttacctttgtctaacctagcaaaataaatcttttctttattattcctcttaaaaggaaggatataaactttctcagctttaggttttaagagagacaaaaacacttctgttatcaacagcagacttggtacaagtcaaattttcaattttagctttagattcaactaattCTTGTTCCaatcttttcatcttctcatcttgagaggaaatttgatttctcaaaaattcattcttttttattagattcatctaatctaacaatcaattcctctttttcaagattagccaattttaactcttcctttaatttcttagcaattttcatagatttaaataattccttacgaagagtttcacaggcatcaataaaatcaacagaagtatgaacagaaacatgatcagaaagacacttcaaattatccatgataataggggtcaaggatcagctcttagatcaaaagatctaaaacaaaagagctacccgctctgataccacttgatagtttttagaccccttaaaacaattgattaaacctaggtaattagccaagttgttacttagtccaattaaacaagtctaggttatcacaatataaaagatcaaatcatgcaaagcaacggaagataaataacacacgatatgatcacccaggaaaccaaaccggtaaaaacctggggaggatttgacctagctattctcaaggtaaacttgaatccactatcttgaaagaatcgaaattcatacaagaagacttacaagcccccacactcgacttcttattgctaccaaccagtagaacttactgacatgaccacgtgcaagctccgaattcacgaactccttctttcttggattcactaccagctacaagcacacccgcttgtgttttctttaagcttcaatggcagcaactaaattgatcatcaaggtgtagataaatcttctccttgaaaactctaagtttgtgtaaaggaaagctcttctagatctcacaagagatttacacaaaccgcaatatgagcaccCTTTAGAGAgcctttgggtacaaaaccctaaatacaaaaagaggcacaagaggcactctaatctctctaaaaacaactcaaaaaatgttctagggtttcccttatatatgggagagttttacttgaaccctaatacgtttaagtagagtttgggtTGAACTAGAActctgcaaaaaaataaatctgcacatggttcgatcgatcgagtctaattttcgatcgatcgagccttgcagatttagtccaataaattctgcaattactcgattccaattttacaaataaacatactttgagcaagcctaaacctagattctatgttttgatcatagtttgccaacataatacaaattgaaattccaatacattagttcctaatttcttagaacctaacagaaacaattaaaaacctTATAAGAAGcgacaaaatagaaaaacagggaaaaattaaaatattttgaaaagagAGGGCTAACCGAATTTTTAATAGCATCATCTTCGTGTTTGTATTTCTTGTAGCAAGGAGTTGAAGACTTTTTTTCAAGACCTCATTCAGGTATTATAAGGAACACCTTTCCTTTCCATACAAtagttaaaacaaaataaatattatataatccATAGAACTTCAGAAAACCATGAAAAATACAAACCTCTCTTGTAAGGTCAAATTCACATAATTAAGCCTATCACCAtctaattttttacaataaaatatgcAATTAGAATGGTTACAAAGTATCTCCCATATGCCACACACAGAAACCTAAtcgaaaaaagaaatg
Protein-coding regions in this window:
- the LOC115993815 gene encoding uncharacterized protein LOC115993815; the encoded protein is MVDSGKEVSGPKGYGYGINGESPNVETNSDSHFGGGVRCVDKLQGRGDGNIEAHVDMETGVEALEGIVEEAGMEGALNPDFKRRVFEMAVNHRSSIIVITETRVGGSRAEKIIKALPFDGFITTETIGYAGGLWILWRREDAEVNLLSATEQEIHATVKVCASNLSWLFTAIYASPRLVERRILWSNIDKVGQLHNLPWLMIGDFNEILGGEDKFGGNQINLNRALEFKECLDSCNFVDHGFAGPKFTWTNKRQISDLILERLDRCFANPIWRILYPEAVVTHLPRTFSDHHPVLIELWKPNANGLEQPFRFQTMWKAKKWNFEVFGNIFAKKKRVLARLNGTQKALANNPTESLMRLEDQLIEEYSSILL